The Mytilus galloprovincialis chromosome 7, xbMytGall1.hap1.1, whole genome shotgun sequence genome has a window encoding:
- the LOC143084183 gene encoding uncharacterized protein LOC143084183: MPSLTFYQNIQMYLSLLLRMPQKKQYLQESLDKAIGAVNSNKLSISKAATEYGVPRTTISDHVKGKYDNHLNGPSKMLTDEEETSLINYVKYMAERGFPLTRRMLKAFVISIIEKSGRSTLFNMEKGPSNKWVNKLLNRHPELSEKLPEQQDKARRRMSNVTVVDQYFKLLVDTVDSLGLTNKPNQIFNCDESGFSGKEKSKEKVLTIKGSHSYQQKVLVHGHITVHMCIAADGHVLPSFLIFDGCLPHRSFKDGVPDNWLYGSSESGYMDTELFENWFDKVFIPFCGTRRPVLLIFDNHDSHISIDLIEKAKANNIHIIGLPPHTTHLLQPLDVAIFGPLKEKVNQLSVTLGNLNKCATIGKAKFPALLSTAIDQTTTLARVKESFRKSGMYPVDRSIIPNSQLAPADFNKSEKTNKETIVAVS, from the exons atgccttcaTTGACcttttatcaaaatatacaaatgtatttatctttaCTTTTAAGGATGCCACAAAAAAAGCAATACCTGCAGGAGTCCCTTGATAAGGCCATTGGTGCAGTAAATTCAAACAAATTAAGTATTTCTAAAGCAGCTACAGAATATGGGGTACCAAGGACAACCATATCAGACCATGTCAAGGGAAAGTATGACAACCATTTGAATGGACCTTCAAAGATGCTGACAGATGAGGAAGAGACATCTTTAATAAACTACGTCAAGTATATGGCAGAGAGAGGTTTTCCTTTGACAAGAAGAATGTTAAAAGCATTCGTAATTTCTATCATTGAGAAATCAGGTAGATCAACTTTATTCAATATGGAAAAAGGTCCTAGTAACAAATGGGTCAACAAACTTCTAAACAGACACCCTGAATTGTCGGAAAAACTACCAGAACAGCAGGACAAAGCCAGGAGACGCATGTCTAATGTCACTGTGGTTGACCAATATTTCAAGTTGCTAGTGGACACAGTCGACTCTTTAGGATTAACAAATAAACCCAACCAGATATTTAACTGTGACGAGTCTGGCTTCAGTGGTAAAGAAAAAAGTAAggaaaaagttttaacaataaaagGGTCACACAGCTACCAACAGAAAGTATTAGTCCATGGTCACATTACAGTTCACATGTGCATAGCAGCGGATGGACATGTCCTCCCTTCATTTCTGATTTTTGATGGTTGCCTGCCTCATAGGAGCTTTAAGGATGGTGTTCCAGATAACTGGTTATATGGATCCTCTGAATCCGGGTACATGGATACCGAGTTGTTTGAAAACTGGTTCGACAAAGTTTTCATACCATTCTGTGGAACAAGAAGACCAGTACTGCTGATTTTTGATAACCACGATTCCCATATCAGTATTGACCTGATAGAGAAGGCCAAAGCTAACAACATTCACATCATTGGTTTACCACCTCATACTACACATCTGCTGCAGCCACTGGATGTTGCCATCTTTGGACCTCTAAAAGAAAAAGTGAACCAATTATCAGTTACCTTGGGAAACCTGAACAAGTGTGCCACCATAGGCAAAGCCAAGTTTCCTGCTTTATTAag CACTGCAATTGACCAGACTACAACACTAGCAAGGGTCAAAGAGTCTTTCAGGAAATCTGGAATGTATCCTGTAGACAGATCCATAATTCCAAATTCACAACTTGCGCCCGCCGACTTCAACAAATCTGAAAAGACAAATAAAGaaactatagtcgccgtcagctga